The following nucleotide sequence is from Scheffersomyces stipitis CBS 6054 chromosome 4, complete sequence.
TACCTTAGAAGAGCTTCAGAGAAACGTCTACGATAAGGACAACATTTCCAAACTTGAAGCCAAGTTCGAGTTGATTGAACAAACCAGCGATTCCCGAGTTTCAATCTACAACGGTAGATACCCATTACAGCCTTTCAGGGACGACCAAAGAGGAGTATACGGAGGTGAGTTCGTGAGTCAGGGTGTCTTAGCTGCCTGGAAGACATTGTCAGACCCCGAACTCACTCCACATTCGTTACATGGCTACTTCGTCAAAGCCGGGTCGAATAACTCTGTCGTCAGATGggaagttgaaaatgtcaGTGACGGAAGAAACTTTGCTAACCGTTTGCTCAGGGCATTTCAAACACATACAGATGTTTTAGTATTCACCCTTCAAGTGTCTTTTACCAAGAATAACGACGGTGTCAAGAGAAGGGAGGTGTATGAAGAACAGCTTGCTAAAGGTGTAGAAAACATCAGGTCCATTCCATTTCTGTTTCAGAAGGTTCCCAACCCTCTTTTCTACCAGTTCAAGGACAATATTGATTCTTTGCCATCCATCGAACATACCCATGAATTCATGACTCATGCATTTACTCCAGATGCTTTCCGTCTGCCAAAAGTTTTGAACCATGAAACTATCGGGAGCAGGCAATTAGGGTTATTTGCCAAGATCAACGAGGACCCTTCTCTCGCTAcagacaagatcaagagcAAGTACACTGCTGCACTCTATTTGAGTGATTCCTTGTTTATCACCTTGGTTATGTCAGCAGTTGGTGTGGCCATATctgaggaagaaaagaattttTTCAGAGTGAGTCTTGACCACGCTGTGTATTTCCACGATCTGAATTTCGATGCGAGGGATTGGTTGTTCATCGACTTCAAGTTTCCATCCATGGGCAACGACAGAGCGTTGGTGTTGTGTAACTTTTATACCTTGGATGGGCGTTTGGTTTTCAGTGTTAACCAGGAGTTCTTGTGTTTCTTCcccaagaagatcatcGACAAGTCCAACTCATTGCATGAGAAATATCTTGCTGCCCAGAATAGCCAGGAGTCAGCCAAGTTGTAAGACTGGTGGAATTTGTCAGACTGCAAGTCGTCGATATAGAATTTATTTACATATTTATTTGCTGCTCGATATAACGTATAGATGAATGATCCATGTGTAGCAACTGTAGAAATAGGAATATTTGTCATAAATAATGGTGTAGAGTCAAAGCCGTGCAACTTCTGGAGGAGTCCTAGAAAGCTTATCcactttttgcacccaatgCGACAAGAAAATATTGCTTAACGGAACAATGTACCAGAAAGAAAGGATACAGCCGGACAGACACCGGACATAATCAAGATTCCGCTCAAGAACTCTCGGCCGATGACATCAACACGGCTGTAAATATGTTCTTCAGAAGTGGGTATAGTCCTCACGACACTATATTAATTCTCCACTTGAGCCGAAGAGTCCAGCATTTCTGCCTTGGGCCGAGCCCCTCGGTCCACAAGATCAAACCGAACCCCACGCTTGAGGAGTACAAAATTAAGGACGGCTTAAACCCACTACTCTGTCGTATATGGGAACACGAAATAAGAAAATAACTACGAATATGTGGATGAGATGTAAGTGAAAGTACGAACATCACAAAATATGGAAGAAAGGTTACACCGAGAGAGTGCTACAAATTTCCTTTTTCCGTTACTGTGAGGAGGTTTCTTTTCGGAATCCTCCAGCGTAGGACCAACGGAATAAACGTCTCCTTCCAAAGACTAGAATACTGATCTTAGACACATACTGTACTGAGCTCTATAAAAAGTAGCTCTCTGTCTCTGGCAATCCAGATATTAACATTGTTCGAACTCGAATCACAGCTCCTCAGTGAGTGACAACTTAAATCTGGATTGTGGAGACCGTCTTGTGAATTTCCATTTCCCCATGCCGGAATTTCTGGGGTCAATATATAAGCTGTCGTCGGCATCTTGGATAAGAAAATAGATGCAAGGGTCGAATTTCCGTTGGGGTATTAGTAAATATCGAAACACTGATATATAATTGCTCATTTCGTATCTATCGATTTCTGAGATATCGTTTATTGCTGGTACTATCTCATCCTTGCATTACTGTTCACCAATAACAAATACGTGAATATCTGATTTTCCGAAATCAAAAATTTATTTGTTAGACTACAACAGACGAACCTGCTAGTAGTATCACATTCGGACACTTCTCCAAGAGCTTCCGAATAACGTTGTCtgatttgaagttttcGCAGATCTACACTCACTTTCTCAGAACGCCCATCCTCATATTTCTGTATTTGCTTCATTAATGGCTCCTTCCAGTTCTTTCGATCTTTCAAGTGTGTATCCACCAAACACTGCTATCAATGTCGAAGATGTCTATGGCATTGTGAAAACTGGTGATTTTACGTTCAAAGGTAAGGAACCACTCCAGAAACCAGCTGCTGCTGCGCGTGGGGCCTACGGTGGAAACATTGCTGGTCAAGCCGTTTTGGTAGCTATCAGATCGTCGCCAGAAGGTTTCTTTCCTCACTCGCTCCATTCATACTTTGTGAAGCCTGTTTCGTCCACTGCTGTCGTTGATTgggaagttgaagaaattctGTCGGGAAAgaacttttgcaatcggGCTGTTAAAGGGCTGCAGGACGGAGAACTCAAGTTCTTTGC
It contains:
- a CDS encoding acyl-CoA thioesterase (go_function acyl-CoA thioesterase activity~go_process acyl-CoA metabolism); translated protein: MVTLEELQRNVYDKDNISKLEAKFELIEQTSDSRVSIYNGRYPLQPFRDDQRGVYGGEFVSQGVLAAWKTLSDPELTPHSLHGYFVKAGSNNSVVRWEVENVSDGRNFANRLLRAFQTHTDVLVFTLQVSFTKNNDGVKRREVYEEQLAKGVENIRSIPFSFQKVPNPLFYQFKDNIDSLPSIEHTHEFMTHAFTPDAFRSPKVLNHETIGSRQLGLFAKINEDPSLATDKIKSKYTAALYLSDSLFITLVMSAVGVAISEEEKNFFRVSLDHAVYFHDSNFDARDWLFIDFKFPSMGNDRALVLCNFYTLDGRLVFSVNQEFLCFFPKKIIDKSNSLHEKYLAAQNSQESAKL